Proteins encoded together in one Streptomyces sp. NBC_01216 window:
- a CDS encoding SCO2195 family GlnR-regulated protein yields the protein MQAATHVRATAIPSVTDALRAVEALLLGSGQRTARRNAWTSVLEDRRRAKDRVEAQHVMEAVAGRASRAT from the coding sequence ATGCAGGCCGCGACCCACGTCCGCGCCACCGCGATCCCGTCCGTCACCGATGCCCTGAGGGCCGTGGAGGCCCTGCTGCTCGGCAGCGGCCAGCGGACCGCCCGTCGCAACGCCTGGACCTCCGTCCTGGAGGACCGTCGCCGGGCCAAGGACCGGGTCGAGGCCCAGCACGTGATGGAGGCCGTGGCTGGTCGCGCTTCGCGGGCCACGTAA
- the lipA gene encoding lipoyl synthase codes for MSAVAPDGRKMLRLEVRNAQTPIERKPEWIKTRAKMGPEYTKMQGLVKSEGLHTVCQEAGCPNIFECWEDREATFLIGGDQCTRRCDFCQIDTGKPEALDRDEPRRVGESVVTMDLNYATITGVARDDLEDGGAWLYAETVRQIHEQTADRADGRTKVELLAPDFNAVPELLGEVFASRPEVFAHNVETVPRIFKRIRPGFRYERSLEVITKARDYGLVTKSNLILGMGETREEVSEALRQLHDAGCELITITQYLRPSVRHHPVERWVKPEEFVELKEEAEEIGFSGVMSGPLVRSSYRAGRLYQQAMEQRSRAGA; via the coding sequence GTGTCCGCAGTCGCACCCGACGGACGCAAGATGCTGCGCCTGGAGGTCCGTAACGCCCAGACCCCCATCGAGCGCAAGCCCGAGTGGATCAAGACCCGGGCGAAGATGGGTCCCGAGTACACGAAGATGCAGGGTCTCGTGAAGAGCGAGGGGCTGCACACGGTCTGCCAGGAGGCGGGCTGTCCGAACATCTTCGAGTGCTGGGAGGACCGGGAGGCCACGTTCCTCATCGGTGGTGACCAGTGCACGCGGCGTTGCGATTTCTGTCAGATCGACACGGGCAAGCCTGAGGCCCTGGACCGTGACGAGCCGCGCCGGGTGGGTGAGTCGGTCGTCACGATGGATCTGAACTACGCCACGATCACCGGTGTGGCGCGTGACGATCTGGAGGACGGTGGTGCCTGGTTGTACGCCGAGACGGTGCGCCAGATCCACGAGCAGACGGCGGACCGGGCCGACGGGCGTACGAAGGTGGAGTTGCTGGCTCCTGATTTCAACGCCGTGCCGGAGCTTCTGGGGGAGGTCTTCGCTTCCCGTCCGGAGGTCTTCGCGCACAACGTGGAGACGGTGCCGCGGATCTTCAAGCGGATTCGTCCGGGTTTCCGGTACGAGCGTTCGCTGGAGGTCATCACGAAGGCGCGTGACTACGGTCTGGTCACGAAGTCGAATCTGATCCTGGGGATGGGCGAGACGCGTGAGGAGGTCAGCGAGGCGTTGCGTCAGTTGCATGACGCGGGATGTGAGCTGATCACGATCACGCAGTATCTGCGTCCGTCGGTCCGGCATCACCCTGTGGAGCGTTGGGTGAAGCCGGAGGAGTTCGTGGAGCTGAAGGAGGAGGCCGAAGAGATCGGCTTCTCCGGTGTGATGTCGGGTCCGCTGGTCCGCTCGTCGTACCGGGCGGGTCGCCTCTACCAGCAGGCCATGGAGCAGCGGAGCCGAGCCGGAGCGTAG
- the lipB gene encoding lipoyl(octanoyl) transferase LipB, producing MSELRFVRLGFGDDAVDYRAAWDKQREVHAARFADEIDDTCLLLEHPPVYTAGRRTAESERPLDGTPVVDVDRGGKITWHGPGQLVGYPIMKLPRPVDVVAHVRRLEDALIRTAAEFGLETTRIEGRSGVWVLGDPVERRPSLGGLSLDFDPRLTDEEFDPRLNGPEYAPSNAGQRREDRKLAAIGIRVAKGVTMHGFALNVNPDNTWFDRIIPCGIRDAGVASLARELGRDVSVEEVLPVVERHLRAVLENAEPKPREIEPRTAAAPA from the coding sequence GTGAGTGAGCTGCGATTCGTCCGCTTGGGCTTCGGTGACGACGCCGTCGATTACCGGGCGGCCTGGGACAAGCAGCGGGAGGTCCACGCGGCCCGGTTCGCCGACGAGATCGACGACACGTGTCTGCTGCTGGAGCACCCTCCCGTGTACACGGCCGGCCGCCGCACCGCGGAGTCGGAGCGGCCTCTGGACGGCACTCCGGTCGTGGACGTGGACCGGGGCGGCAAGATCACCTGGCACGGCCCCGGCCAGCTCGTCGGCTACCCGATCATGAAGTTGCCCCGCCCGGTCGACGTCGTGGCCCATGTCCGGCGGCTGGAGGACGCGCTGATCCGCACCGCCGCCGAGTTCGGGCTGGAGACGACCCGGATCGAGGGGCGCAGTGGCGTGTGGGTGCTGGGCGACCCTGTGGAGCGGCGTCCGTCGCTGGGCGGCCTCTCGCTCGATTTCGACCCGCGCCTGACCGACGAGGAGTTCGACCCGCGGCTGAACGGCCCGGAGTACGCTCCTTCCAACGCGGGCCAGCGACGCGAGGACCGGAAGCTGGCGGCGATCGGCATCCGGGTCGCCAAGGGCGTCACGATGCACGGTTTCGCGTTGAACGTGAACCCGGACAACACCTGGTTCGACCGGATCATCCCGTGCGGTATCCGGGACGCCGGTGTGGCCTCGCTGGCACGCGAGCTGGGCCGGGACGTCTCGGTGGAGGAGGTGCTGCCGGTGGTGGAGAGGCATCTGCGGGCGGTCCTGGAGAACGCGGAGCCGAAGCCGCGCGAGATCGAGCCCCGGACGGCCGCGGCCCCGGCCTAG
- a CDS encoding regulator — protein sequence MTERPPQRTPNRRLAALIAEAGFSNAGLARRVDQLGLEHGLDLRYDKTSVTRWLRGQQPRGTTPALIAEVFTRRLGRRLSAQDLGLDACAPVYAGLEFAASPEEAVDIVSGLWRKDSGSQVELRKIAFTPAGLVVPSRDWLIGQADERVSRSEPAGPQGSPRADGRVTPPAGLPRGGRPGTATGPDAHPALGPDAGRLAAVRRPPQDPRVPPQGRPSVPRQRGVDRGAGQRVSSGDIAALRSVGELFRTLDHAYGGGHARQALVRYLEHETEPMLRGTYGESVGRRLFGAAADLTRLAGWTSYDIAAHGLAQRYFVQALRLAQAAGDRAYGSYVLITMSRQAVYLGHGREAVQLARVAQQGVGSAAPPVVQALLHAVEARAHAVLGEARGCGASLARAERALEAARSGDEVPHWARSFDEGQLADEFGHCHRDLQQYRPAAQHAERSLQLRAPGFARSRLFCRVVLATARLGLGELDQACALGAEAAQQASEMRSARAVEYVRDFERRLEPYRDASAVRTYRDRVAAIG from the coding sequence ATGACGGAACGACCCCCGCAGCGCACCCCGAACCGCAGGCTCGCCGCGCTCATCGCCGAAGCCGGCTTCTCCAACGCGGGACTGGCGAGAAGGGTCGACCAGCTCGGTCTGGAGCACGGACTGGACCTGCGGTACGACAAGACCTCCGTGACCCGCTGGCTACGCGGCCAGCAGCCGAGGGGCACGACGCCCGCGCTGATCGCCGAGGTCTTCACCCGCCGGCTGGGTCGCCGGCTCTCCGCGCAGGACCTCGGGCTCGACGCCTGCGCGCCCGTGTACGCCGGTCTCGAGTTCGCGGCGAGCCCCGAGGAGGCCGTCGACATCGTGAGCGGCCTGTGGCGCAAGGACTCCGGCAGCCAGGTCGAGCTGCGCAAGATCGCCTTCACTCCGGCCGGACTCGTGGTCCCCAGCCGGGACTGGCTCATCGGCCAGGCCGACGAACGGGTGTCCCGGAGTGAGCCGGCCGGCCCCCAGGGGAGCCCCCGGGCGGACGGACGCGTGACTCCGCCCGCGGGCCTCCCGCGCGGCGGCCGGCCCGGGACCGCGACCGGCCCGGACGCCCACCCGGCCCTCGGCCCGGACGCGGGCCGGCTCGCCGCCGTCCGCCGGCCGCCCCAGGACCCGCGCGTCCCGCCGCAGGGCCGCCCGTCCGTGCCGCGGCAACGGGGCGTGGACCGGGGAGCCGGACAGCGCGTGTCCAGCGGGGACATCGCCGCCCTCCGCTCGGTCGGCGAGCTCTTCCGCACCCTCGACCACGCCTACGGCGGCGGCCACGCCCGGCAGGCCCTCGTCCGCTACCTGGAGCACGAGACAGAGCCGATGCTGCGCGGCACCTACGGCGAGTCCGTCGGCCGCCGCCTGTTCGGCGCCGCCGCGGACCTGACCCGGCTGGCCGGCTGGACCTCGTACGACATCGCCGCCCACGGCCTCGCGCAGCGGTACTTCGTCCAGGCGTTGCGGCTCGCCCAGGCCGCGGGGGACCGGGCGTACGGCTCGTACGTCCTGATCACGATGAGCCGTCAGGCCGTCTACCTGGGGCACGGGCGGGAGGCGGTCCAGCTCGCCAGGGTCGCCCAGCAGGGCGTCGGCTCCGCGGCGCCGCCCGTCGTCCAGGCCCTGCTCCACGCGGTGGAGGCACGGGCCCACGCGGTGCTCGGCGAGGCGCGCGGGTGCGGCGCCTCGCTGGCCCGCGCCGAACGGGCCCTCGAAGCGGCCCGGTCGGGCGACGAGGTGCCCCACTGGGCCCGGTCGTTCGACGAAGGGCAGCTGGCCGACGAGTTCGGGCACTGCCACCGGGACCTTCAGCAGTACCGCCCTGCCGCGCAGCACGCCGAGCGTTCCCTCCAGCTCCGCGCCCCCGGCTTCGCCCGCAGCCGCCTCTTCTGTCGCGTGGTCCTGGCCACGGCGCGCCTCGGGCTCGGCGAACTGGACCAGGCGTGCGCTCTCGGCGCGGAGGCGGCCCAGCAGGCGTCGGAGATGCGCTCGGCGCGGGCGGTGGAGTACGTACGTGACTTCGAACGCCGGTTGGAGCCGTACCGCGACGCCTCGGCGGTCCGCACCTACCGCGACCGGGTCGCCGCGATCGGCTGA
- a CDS encoding NAD(P)/FAD-dependent oxidoreductase encodes MLSTARHAHHTDVVIVGAGIAGLSAAHRLTSAGVGVTVLEAGPGVGGRMLTDDVGGYRLDRFGPLLTTSYAELHRTPGLDGVVLRPFAPGALVHNDGRYVRTGEPGSVRGAFTMARALASAPRNAAASLDQARLGAALARLAATPAQRLLGREERTAREALAARLPARTVEGFLRPLLAALLADPDLTTSRRVADLALRAFARGRLCVPEGGADTLPALLVSTLPPGTVRTGVRVTEVSTNGVATAGHGSFGCRSVIVATGARAAAELLPGLWVPRFHAVTVLHHTAPAAPLSAPVLVLEADPGGPVAHSAVMSAVDPTRAPRGRTLVTSTVLGAPPDDPDRRVRKHLATLYGTSTDEWELLGLHHTWDAIPAMPPPHDTHRPVRLLAGLYVCGDHRETGTPPSALLSGRRAARAVLTDLGVRPHGEARPCHAVA; translated from the coding sequence GTGCTCAGTACCGCACGCCACGCACACCACACGGACGTCGTCATCGTCGGAGCCGGCATCGCGGGGCTGTCCGCCGCCCACCGGCTGACCAGCGCTGGAGTCGGTGTGACGGTCCTGGAGGCCGGTCCGGGAGTGGGCGGCCGGATGCTCACCGACGACGTCGGCGGCTACCGGCTCGACCGGTTCGGACCACTGCTCACCACCTCGTACGCCGAACTGCACCGCACCCCGGGACTCGACGGGGTGGTGCTGCGGCCGTTCGCCCCCGGAGCCCTGGTGCACAACGACGGGCGGTACGTCAGGACCGGCGAACCGGGGAGCGTGCGGGGGGCGTTCACGATGGCGCGCGCCCTGGCGAGCGCCCCCCGCAACGCGGCCGCCTCGCTCGACCAGGCCCGCCTGGGTGCCGCGCTGGCGAGGCTGGCCGCGACGCCCGCGCAGCGGCTGCTCGGGCGCGAGGAGCGGACCGCGCGCGAGGCGCTGGCGGCCCGTCTGCCCGCCCGTACCGTCGAGGGCTTCCTGCGTCCGCTGCTGGCCGCGCTGCTCGCCGACCCCGACCTCACCACCTCGCGGCGCGTGGCCGACCTTGCCCTGCGGGCCTTCGCCCGGGGCCGGCTGTGCGTGCCGGAGGGCGGCGCGGACACGCTGCCCGCCCTGCTGGTGTCGACGCTCCCGCCGGGCACCGTCCGTACGGGGGTCCGGGTGACCGAGGTGTCCACGAACGGGGTCGCGACGGCCGGGCACGGCTCGTTCGGCTGCCGCTCGGTCATCGTGGCGACCGGGGCCCGCGCCGCGGCGGAGCTGCTGCCGGGGCTGTGGGTGCCCCGTTTCCACGCGGTGACGGTTCTGCACCACACAGCCCCGGCGGCGCCCTTGTCCGCTCCGGTCCTGGTCCTGGAGGCCGATCCGGGCGGCCCGGTCGCGCACTCGGCGGTGATGAGCGCGGTCGACCCGACGCGGGCACCACGGGGCCGGACGCTGGTCACCTCGACGGTCCTCGGCGCCCCGCCGGACGACCCGGACCGCCGGGTCCGCAAGCACCTCGCGACGCTGTACGGCACGTCGACGGACGAATGGGAGCTGCTGGGTCTCCACCACACCTGGGACGCGATCCCGGCCATGCCGCCGCCGCACGACACACACCGCCCGGTCCGCCTGCTGGCGGGACTCTATGTGTGCGGCGACCACCGCGAGACGGGCACTCCTCCGTCCGCGCTGCTCTCGGGCCGTCGCGCGGCCCGCGCCGTCCTGACGGACCTGGGCGTCCGGCCGCACGGTGAGGCGCGGCCCTGTCACGCGGTCGCGTGA
- a CDS encoding TIGR01777 family oxidoreductase has product MGPMQRSPSRTRVAVTGASGLIGTALVRSLRADGHEVLRLVRRPARAADEVEWDPRRSYVDTAGLVGVDAFVHLAGAGVGARRWTEAYKKEIRDSRVLGTTAVAQALASLAEPPKVLVCGTALGYYGDTGSRAVDEGAPAGAGFLPSVCVEWEAAAAPAEEAGIRVAYARTGLVVAREGGAWGRLFPVFRAGIGGRLGDGGQYWSFISLHDEVAALRHLIDGDLAGPVNLTAPEPVTNHEVTAAMGRVLRRPTLFTVPAPVLRGVLGDFAQDVLGSQRVLPRRLLESGFDFAFPTIDESIRAAV; this is encoded by the coding sequence ATGGGCCCCATGCAACGCTCTCCTTCGCGCACGCGGGTGGCCGTCACCGGCGCATCCGGACTCATCGGCACGGCCCTGGTGCGTTCCCTGCGCGCCGACGGCCACGAGGTCCTCCGTCTCGTCCGACGCCCGGCACGGGCCGCCGACGAGGTCGAGTGGGATCCCCGGCGGTCGTACGTGGACACCGCCGGCCTCGTCGGCGTGGACGCCTTCGTCCACCTGGCCGGAGCCGGTGTCGGCGCGCGTCGCTGGACCGAGGCGTACAAGAAGGAGATCCGCGACAGCCGGGTGCTGGGGACGACGGCGGTCGCCCAGGCGCTCGCCTCGCTCGCCGAACCGCCGAAGGTCCTGGTGTGCGGCACGGCGCTCGGCTACTACGGCGACACCGGTTCCCGCGCGGTGGACGAGGGCGCGCCCGCGGGCGCGGGTTTCCTGCCGTCGGTGTGCGTGGAGTGGGAGGCCGCGGCGGCCCCGGCCGAGGAGGCCGGCATCCGTGTCGCGTACGCCCGCACCGGGCTGGTGGTGGCCCGCGAGGGCGGGGCGTGGGGACGGCTCTTCCCCGTCTTCCGAGCCGGGATCGGGGGCCGGCTCGGCGACGGCGGCCAGTACTGGAGCTTCATCTCGCTGCACGACGAGGTGGCGGCGCTGCGCCATCTGATCGACGGCGACCTCGCGGGGCCGGTGAACCTGACGGCCCCCGAGCCGGTCACCAACCACGAGGTGACGGCCGCGATGGGGCGGGTGCTGCGCCGCCCGACGCTCTTCACGGTTCCGGCGCCGGTCCTGCGCGGGGTCCTCGGGGATTTCGCGCAGGACGTGCTGGGCAGTCAGCGGGTGCTGCCGCGGCGGCTGCTGGAGTCGGGGTTCGACTTCGCGTTCCCGACGATCGACGAGTCGATCCGCGCGGCGGTCTGA
- a CDS encoding TetR/AcrR family transcriptional regulator, with the protein MSTKPPSLTERRKAATQLDIARAAAELFTERGPDGTTAEAIAQRAGVALRTFYRYFRSKQDAVAPLLAGGADRWRERLAAAAPGECLPDALERSVAESLAGADEEAAEGLRRTRGLLRAAAEDPALRAVWYRVNQESEDRLREVVAALAGPDADPLAVRLAAAAATDAIRIALESWAETDAPVRGEGAPAGLAVRCLRELMGGMRLLGPEPGRNAATDTGADPAGGPAR; encoded by the coding sequence GTGAGCACCAAGCCCCCCTCCCTGACCGAGCGCCGCAAGGCCGCGACCCAGCTCGACATCGCACGGGCCGCGGCCGAGCTCTTCACCGAACGCGGCCCCGACGGCACCACCGCGGAGGCCATCGCACAGCGGGCCGGGGTCGCCCTGCGCACCTTCTACCGCTATTTCCGCTCCAAGCAGGACGCCGTCGCCCCGCTGCTCGCCGGCGGCGCGGACCGCTGGCGGGAGCGGCTGGCCGCGGCCGCACCGGGCGAATGCCTGCCCGACGCGCTGGAACGGTCGGTCGCCGAGTCACTCGCGGGGGCGGACGAGGAGGCCGCCGAGGGCCTGCGCCGCACGCGCGGCCTGCTGCGGGCCGCCGCCGAGGACCCGGCGCTCCGGGCGGTGTGGTACCGGGTGAACCAGGAGTCCGAGGACAGGCTGCGCGAGGTCGTCGCCGCGCTCGCCGGACCGGACGCCGACCCGCTGGCGGTGCGGCTCGCGGCGGCGGCGGCGACCGACGCGATCCGGATCGCCCTGGAGAGCTGGGCGGAGACGGACGCGCCGGTACGGGGAGAGGGCGCCCCGGCCGGGCTCGCGGTGCGGTGCCTCCGGGAGCTGATGGGCGGCATGCGACTGCTTGGCCCGGAGCCCGGCCGGAACGCCGCGACGGACACGGGAGCGGACCCCGCGGGCGGTCCCGCGCGCTGA
- a CDS encoding SDR family NAD(P)-dependent oxidoreductase, translating into MNRYEGRRALVTGGGSGIGQATVLRMLSEGGRVVAADVSEAGLKDTVAKAGEHTGRLTALVLDVADETSVREGVAAAVATLGGLDVLVNAAGILRSSHTHETGLDLFEQVVRVNLTGTFLVIREAIPALLEGDGPAVVNFSSTSAVFAHPYMSAYAASKGGIQAMTHALAAEYARQGIRFTAVQPGSISSGMTDGTGASRQSVGPGLPEDADLSLFMKLAPALGQGFAGPETVAGVVAMLASEDGRFVTGTEIRVDGGTHF; encoded by the coding sequence ATGAACCGCTACGAAGGACGCCGCGCACTGGTCACCGGCGGAGGCTCGGGCATCGGCCAGGCCACCGTCCTGCGGATGCTCTCCGAGGGTGGTCGCGTCGTCGCCGCCGACGTCAGCGAGGCCGGTCTGAAGGACACCGTCGCCAAGGCGGGCGAGCACACCGGCCGTCTCACGGCGCTCGTCCTGGACGTCGCCGACGAGACCTCGGTACGCGAGGGCGTCGCCGCCGCCGTCGCGACGCTCGGCGGCCTGGACGTGCTCGTCAACGCGGCCGGAATCCTCCGCTCCTCACACACCCACGAGACCGGACTCGACCTGTTCGAGCAGGTCGTCCGCGTCAACCTCACCGGCACCTTCCTCGTCATCCGCGAGGCGATACCCGCCCTCCTGGAGGGCGACGGCCCGGCCGTGGTCAACTTCTCGTCCACGTCGGCGGTGTTCGCCCACCCCTACATGTCCGCCTACGCGGCCAGCAAGGGCGGCATCCAGGCCATGACCCACGCCCTCGCCGCGGAGTACGCCCGGCAGGGCATCCGCTTCACCGCCGTCCAGCCCGGCTCCATCTCCTCCGGCATGACCGACGGCACCGGCGCCAGTCGGCAGAGCGTCGGGCCCGGCCTGCCCGAGGACGCCGACCTGTCCCTCTTCATGAAGCTCGCTCCCGCCCTCGGCCAGGGCTTCGCCGGACCCGAGACCGTCGCCGGCGTCGTCGCGATGCTCGCCTCCGAGGACGGCAGGTTCGTCACCGGTACCGAGATCCGCGTCGACGGAGGCACGCACTTCTGA
- a CDS encoding DUF4240 domain-containing protein — protein sequence MDETEFWEIIDSTREAAEGDPEEQADLLVERLLRLDPDSVLDFARHFEARYHRAYSWELWGAAVVLLGGASDDAFDYFRCWLIGQGREVFEGAMHDPDALAELIGEFDEEIDGDGEELGFAADEAYEQLTGAEAPDLGIPAQPAEPEGSSFDLDDDGVLAARFPRLWERFGG from the coding sequence ATGGACGAGACGGAGTTCTGGGAGATCATCGATTCCACCCGCGAGGCCGCCGAGGGCGACCCCGAGGAGCAGGCCGACCTGCTCGTGGAGCGCCTCCTGCGGCTCGACCCGGACTCCGTGCTCGACTTCGCGCGACACTTCGAGGCCCGCTACCACCGGGCGTACTCCTGGGAGCTGTGGGGCGCGGCGGTCGTGCTGCTGGGCGGCGCGAGCGACGACGCCTTCGACTACTTCCGGTGCTGGCTGATCGGCCAGGGCCGGGAGGTCTTCGAGGGGGCGATGCACGATCCGGACGCGCTGGCGGAGCTGATCGGCGAGTTCGACGAGGAGATCGACGGGGACGGCGAGGAGCTGGGGTTCGCCGCGGACGAGGCGTATGAGCAGCTCACCGGAGCGGAGGCACCGGACCTGGGGATTCCGGCCCAGCCGGCCGAACCGGAGGGCAGCTCCTTCGACCTGGACGACGACGGGGTGCTCGCGGCCCGATTCCCCCGGCTGTGGGAGCGCTTCGGAGGTTAG
- a CDS encoding SDR family oxidoreductase translates to MTTHTKPLSGRTALVAGATRGAGRGIAVELGAAGATVYVTGRTTREKVSEVGRTTETIEETAELVTAAGGEGIAVPTDHLEIDQVEALVARIDKERGRLDILVNDVWGGEHLLEFGKKIWQTDLTDGLRMMELGVRTHAITSRLAIPLLIRHPGGLVVEVTDGTSEYNTRFRENFFYDLTKNAPIRMAFALAHDLKDVGGTAVCVTPGWLRSEQMLAAFGVTEENWRDAIGKVPGFEVAESPVYIGRAVVALAADPDRSRWNGRSLDSGRLAKEYGFTDADGSQPDAWGFMLAKEQDENLSVEGYR, encoded by the coding sequence ATGACGACGCACACCAAGCCGCTCAGCGGCAGGACCGCACTGGTCGCGGGCGCCACACGTGGCGCGGGACGGGGTATCGCCGTGGAGTTGGGCGCGGCGGGCGCCACGGTGTACGTGACCGGGCGCACCACGCGCGAGAAGGTCAGCGAGGTCGGCCGGACGACGGAGACCATCGAGGAGACGGCCGAGCTGGTGACGGCGGCCGGCGGCGAGGGCATCGCCGTGCCCACCGACCATCTGGAGATCGACCAGGTCGAGGCGCTCGTCGCGCGCATCGACAAGGAGCGGGGCCGGCTCGACATCCTCGTCAACGACGTCTGGGGCGGCGAGCACCTGCTCGAGTTCGGCAAGAAGATCTGGCAGACCGACCTGACGGACGGTCTGCGGATGATGGAGCTCGGCGTGCGGACCCACGCCATCACCTCACGCCTGGCGATTCCGCTGCTGATCCGCCATCCCGGAGGACTCGTCGTCGAGGTCACCGACGGCACCAGCGAGTACAACACCCGGTTCCGGGAGAACTTCTTCTACGACCTCACCAAGAACGCCCCGATCCGGATGGCCTTCGCTCTCGCCCACGACCTGAAGGACGTCGGCGGCACCGCCGTCTGCGTCACCCCCGGCTGGTTGCGTTCCGAACAGATGCTGGCAGCCTTCGGCGTGACCGAGGAGAACTGGCGGGACGCGATCGGGAAGGTCCCGGGCTTCGAGGTCGCCGAGTCCCCGGTCTACATCGGCCGCGCCGTCGTCGCCCTCGCCGCCGACCCCGACCGGTCCCGCTGGAACGGCCGGTCCCTGGACAGCGGCCGGCTCGCCAAGGAGTACGGCTTCACGGACGCGGACGGCTCGCAGCCGGACGCCTGGGGCTTCATGCTCGCCAAGGAGCAGGACGAGAACCTGTCGGTGGAGGGCTACCGGTAG
- a CDS encoding helix-turn-helix transcriptional regulator produces the protein MRAARLIKMVLLLQSRTSMTAAELAEELEVSERTITRDALALSQAGVPVYADRGRAGGYRLIGGYRTRLTGLARGEAEALFLSGLPDALRDMGLEDAASAARLKVSAALLPSLRDAPDSTARRFLLDAPGWYQQPRRPEMLPPIAEAVWEDRTLTARYRRGDREVERDLAPHGLVLKAGVWYVCARSGSSFRTYRVDRFTAVTVTGERFVRDEGFDLPAFWAERAAEFARSILRAEVVVRLSPAGARRLPYVTDRAAAEEALAAGSTDSEGRVTATLLVEDEEVAFGQLLSLGPEAEVLGPEALRDRFAEASRALAELYR, from the coding sequence ATGCGCGCCGCCCGGCTGATCAAGATGGTCCTGCTGCTCCAGTCCCGTACGTCGATGACGGCGGCCGAACTGGCCGAGGAGCTGGAGGTGTCGGAACGGACCATCACCCGCGATGCCCTCGCCCTCTCGCAGGCGGGGGTTCCGGTGTACGCGGACCGGGGCAGGGCCGGCGGATACCGGCTGATCGGCGGATACCGCACCCGGCTGACGGGTCTGGCGCGCGGCGAGGCCGAGGCGCTGTTCCTGTCCGGGCTGCCGGACGCGCTGCGGGACATGGGCCTGGAGGACGCGGCCTCGGCGGCCCGGCTGAAGGTGTCCGCAGCCCTGCTGCCCTCGCTGCGCGACGCCCCGGACTCGACGGCGCGGCGCTTCCTGCTCGACGCGCCGGGCTGGTACCAGCAGCCCCGGAGGCCGGAGATGCTGCCGCCGATCGCCGAGGCCGTCTGGGAGGACCGGACCCTCACCGCCCGGTATCGGCGGGGCGACCGCGAGGTGGAGCGCGACCTCGCCCCGCACGGACTCGTCCTGAAGGCGGGGGTCTGGTACGTGTGCGCGCGTTCCGGCTCGTCGTTCCGTACGTACCGGGTGGACCGCTTCACAGCCGTCACCGTCACCGGGGAGCGCTTCGTACGGGACGAGGGCTTCGACCTGCCGGCCTTCTGGGCGGAGCGAGCGGCGGAGTTCGCCCGCTCGATCCTGCGCGCCGAGGTCGTCGTCCGTCTCTCGCCCGCGGGAGCGCGCCGGCTGCCGTACGTGACGGACCGCGCGGCGGCCGAGGAGGCGCTGGCGGCCGGCTCGACCGACTCCGAGGGCCGTGTCACGGCGACGCTCCTCGTGGAGGACGAGGAGGTCGCCTTCGGTCAACTGCTCTCCCTCGGCCCGGAGGCGGAGGTCCTCGGCCCGGAGGCCCTGCGGGACCGCTTCGCCGAGGCGTCACGCGCCCTCGCGGAGCTCTACCGGTAG